The DNA region CCTGCCAAGGCTGCGGCCCGCCCGGCTACCGGCGTCCGCTCCAAGGCTCCCACCCTCCGCTTTGAGCGGACCTTCAAAGAGCGGGGCGCCCGCTACCTTGCCGGTGTCGACGAAGTGGGCCGAGGCGCCTTAGCCGGACCCGTGAGCGTGGGGATCGCCGTCGTCGACCTCCACACCCAGAAGCCGCTGTCCGGCGTGCGGGACAGCAAGCTGCTCAACCCTGCCGAGAGGGAGCGTCTCGAGCCGTTGGTCAGGAGCTGGAGTGTCGCCTCGGCAGTGGGGCACGCCTCGGCGCAGGAGATCGACACGCTGGGCATTATCGCGGCCCTTCGGTTGGCCGGTACACGCGCATGGTCGGACATCCTTGCCGCAGGGGTCACCCCGGACATGGTGCTGCTGGATGGCAGCCACAACTGGCTCTCGCCGGCGGAGCAGCTCTCCCTTTTCGATCAGACGGCCACGGATCCCGGATGCGACGCCCCGGTTCATACCCGCATCAAAGCAGACATGCAGTGCCTGAGCGTCGCGGCAGCCAGTGTGATTGCCAAGGTGGAACGCGATCAGCGGATGCGCGAACTGCACGTTGAATACCCGGAGTTCGGCTGGGACGTCAACAAGGGATATGCCACGGCGTTCCACCGTGACGTGCTCCGCGCGGCCGGGCCCACGCCCTACCACCGGGTGAGCTGGAACCTCCTCGGCGGCGAACTCTGATTCCTGGCTCTGGTCGTGGCTCCTGCAGCCCGCTGGATGGTGCAAGATGGAAGCATGAGTGCTGAGGACCTTGAAAACTACGAAACCGACATGGAGCTGCAGCTCTACCGCGAGTACCGCGATGTTGTCGGGCTGTTCAGCTACGTTGTCGAGACCGAAAGGCGCTTCTACCTGGCCAACCACGTTGACCTGCAGGCCCGCAGCGCCGACGGCGAGGTCTACTTCGACCTGACGCTGCAAGACGCGTGGGTCTGGGACGTCTACCGCTCGGCACGCTTCGTCAAGAGTGTCCGGGTCCTCACCTTCAAGGACGTCAACGTTGAAGAGCTTCCGCGCAACGAGGAACTGGCGCTGCCCAAGGACGTTGACCTCGGTAACTGATGTCGGTCTGCCGGTTGACTGCTCCTCCACATAGGACCCTCCGTAGCCGAGTTACTCACATAGGGAATTAGGTCCCTGTCCTCTGTGCCCCTGTCCCTGCAGGCTGGTCGCGGAGGTAGATATGAAATCCAAAGACCTGTTGGGCCGTCGCGGCGAGGAGCTCGCCGCCGGATATCTTGAATCGCTGGGCATGCTGGTGGTGGAACGCAACTGGCGCTGCCCGGACGGCGAAATTGACATCGTGGCCCTGGACGCCGATGTCCTTGTCATTGCCGAGGTGAAGACCCGCCGCTCCCTGGACTACGGGCATCCGTTTGAAGCGGTGGGGCCCGAAAAGCTGGCGCGCCTGCATCGGCTCGGATCGGCGTGGTGCCGGGACCGGGAGCTGCGGATGCCGCTGCGGCGCGTGGACGTCATCGCCGTGGTTGACGACGGCGGCGGAGAGCCCCGGGTAGAACACCTCAAGGGGGTGGGGTAGATGGCATTGGGCCGGACCTACTCGGTGGCACTCGTGGGGCTGAACGGGTACATCGTGGAGGTCGAGGCCGACATCGGACAGACCCTGCCCGCTTTTGTGATCCTGGGTCTGCCCGATGCGGCACTGAACGAGGCCAAGGAGCGAATCCGTTCCGCCGCGAAAAACTCAGGGATCCCGCTGAGCCGGAGAAAAATCACGGCCAACCTGATCCCTGCGTCCCTGCCTAAGCGTGGTTCCGGTTTTGACCTGGCCGTCACTATGGCCGTGCTGCGGGCGGCGAATGACATCCGGCCCACTGAGCGGACGGTCTTCATTGCTGAACTCGGGCTGGACGGCCGGCTCAGGCCGGTACGGGGCATTCTGCCGGCAGTGATGGCAGCTGTACAGGCCGGTTACCCCGAGGTCGTGGTGGCGCAGGCCAACCTGGCCGAAGCTTCCTTGGTACCCGGAGCCAACGTCAGGGGTTACCGCACCCTCGCCCGCCTTGCCCTCGATTTCGGTGCCGACCCGCAGGAACTGGCGCTGGACTTCGAGCCAGAGGAAGAGGCCGACCTCGGGGACGCTGCAGCGGGCATCCAGACAATACCCGACATGGCTGACGTGTCGGGCCAAGGCGACGCCCGGCGGGCGCTGGAAGTGGCTGCGGCGGGAGCCCATCACCTGCTTCTGACAGGGCCGCCCGGCGCAGGCAAGACCATGCTCGCAGAGAGGCTGCCGGGGCTCCTGCCGGACCTCGCGGACAACGAGGCCATGGAAGTCACCGCCATACATTCGCTCTGCGGCCTGCCATCCTCTGCTGTCCAGCTCCTGCGGCGGCCGCCCTTTGAAAACCCGCATCACTCGGCCACGGCTGCCGCCATCATTGGCGGCGGGTCAGGGCTTCCCCGCCCGGGTGCAGCGTCAAGGGCCCACCGTGGAGTCCTGTTCCTTGACGAGGCACCCGAATATGAACGCCGTGTCCTGGATGCCCTCCGCCAGCCGTTGGAGAGCGGGGAACTGGTCATTCACCGTTCCGCGGGAACTGCTGCCTATCCGGCCCGGTTTCAGCTGGTCCTCGCTGCAAACCCGTGCCCCTGCGGCAAGGCGTCAGGCAAGGGGCTGGACTGCACCTGCACTCCCATGATGCGGCGCCGATACCTCGCAAGGATGTCAGGACCCTTGCTGGACCGGGTGGATATCCAACTCCAGGTGGAGCGCGTCTCCCTGGCCGACTTCGGCCAGGCGGGCTCCGAAGAGGACACGGCATCCGTAGCGCAGCGTGTACGCGATGCCCGCCGCCGCCAGACCGAACGGCTGCAGACCCTGGGCCTGGAAACCAACTCGCAGGTGCCGGGGCGGATCCTGCGCGGTGATCTCCGGCTCCCGTCAGCCTCCACCAAGATCCTCGACCATTCGCTCGAGCGGGGTGTGCTGACGGCACGCGGTTACGACAGGGTGCTGCGCCTGGCCTGGACGCTGGCCGACCTTGCGC from Arthrobacter pascens includes:
- a CDS encoding ribonuclease HII; protein product: MSTAVPAVPAKAAARPATGVRSKAPTLRFERTFKERGARYLAGVDEVGRGALAGPVSVGIAVVDLHTQKPLSGVRDSKLLNPAERERLEPLVRSWSVASAVGHASAQEIDTLGIIAALRLAGTRAWSDILAAGVTPDMVLLDGSHNWLSPAEQLSLFDQTATDPGCDAPVHTRIKADMQCLSVAAASVIAKVERDQRMRELHVEYPEFGWDVNKGYATAFHRDVLRAAGPTPYHRVSWNLLGGEL
- a CDS encoding DUF2469 domain-containing protein, producing MSAEDLENYETDMELQLYREYRDVVGLFSYVVETERRFYLANHVDLQARSADGEVYFDLTLQDAWVWDVYRSARFVKSVRVLTFKDVNVEELPRNEELALPKDVDLGN
- a CDS encoding YraN family protein, with the protein product MKSKDLLGRRGEELAAGYLESLGMLVVERNWRCPDGEIDIVALDADVLVIAEVKTRRSLDYGHPFEAVGPEKLARLHRLGSAWCRDRELRMPLRRVDVIAVVDDGGGEPRVEHLKGVG
- a CDS encoding YifB family Mg chelatase-like AAA ATPase, producing MALGRTYSVALVGLNGYIVEVEADIGQTLPAFVILGLPDAALNEAKERIRSAAKNSGIPLSRRKITANLIPASLPKRGSGFDLAVTMAVLRAANDIRPTERTVFIAELGLDGRLRPVRGILPAVMAAVQAGYPEVVVAQANLAEASLVPGANVRGYRTLARLALDFGADPQELALDFEPEEEADLGDAAAGIQTIPDMADVSGQGDARRALEVAAAGAHHLLLTGPPGAGKTMLAERLPGLLPDLADNEAMEVTAIHSLCGLPSSAVQLLRRPPFENPHHSATAAAIIGGGSGLPRPGAASRAHRGVLFLDEAPEYERRVLDALRQPLESGELVIHRSAGTAAYPARFQLVLAANPCPCGKASGKGLDCTCTPMMRRRYLARMSGPLLDRVDIQLQVERVSLADFGQAGSEEDTASVAQRVRDARRRQTERLQTLGLETNSQVPGRILRGDLRLPSASTKILDHSLERGVLTARGYDRVLRLAWTLADLAHRDRPDTNDIGQALSLRQAASAAA